One genomic window of Myxococcota bacterium includes the following:
- the gcvT gene encoding glycine cleavage system aminomethyltransferase GcvT produces MTDLSKTPLFARHEALGGRMVPFAGFSMPVQYSSILEEHAAAREAVALFDVSHMGQLHLEGPGAAAFADRLCSRRMSSLAEGRVRYALLCNEAGGVVDDVTVYRTGSDAFLVCVNASNIDKDRGWCEQHAPSDVTVRDASTDTGLLALQGPACLAVLGALSSDDWDAVKRFRFAAGRVADVAVLASRTGYTGADGFELYCAAADVGALWDALLDAGSDHGLRPAGLGARDTLRLEAALALYGQELDDTTTPYEAGLDRFVELTADGEDRDFLGADALRHGQADGPRRRLVGFTVQGRGIARHGYPIVDAGAEIGRVTSGAPSPTLGQPIGLGYVPPERSAVGTRLTIAVRQRELEAEVVPLPFVSGKTAGRPASPPRT; encoded by the coding sequence ATGACGGACCTGTCGAAGACCCCTCTCTTCGCGCGGCACGAGGCGCTGGGCGGCCGCATGGTGCCCTTCGCCGGCTTTTCCATGCCGGTGCAGTACAGCTCGATCCTCGAAGAACACGCCGCTGCCCGCGAGGCGGTGGCTCTGTTCGACGTGTCCCACATGGGGCAGCTGCACCTCGAAGGGCCCGGCGCGGCGGCCTTCGCCGACCGGTTGTGTTCGCGCCGGATGAGCAGCCTGGCCGAGGGGCGCGTGCGCTACGCGCTGCTCTGCAACGAGGCGGGCGGCGTGGTCGATGACGTGACGGTCTACCGCACCGGCAGCGACGCCTTCCTCGTCTGCGTGAACGCTTCGAACATCGACAAGGACCGCGGCTGGTGCGAGCAGCACGCCCCGAGCGACGTCACGGTCCGTGACGCGAGCACCGACACCGGACTCCTCGCGCTCCAGGGCCCCGCCTGCCTCGCCGTGCTGGGCGCCCTGAGCAGCGACGACTGGGACGCCGTGAAGCGCTTTCGATTCGCCGCCGGACGCGTGGCCGATGTCGCCGTGCTCGCCTCGCGCACGGGCTACACCGGCGCCGACGGCTTCGAGCTCTACTGCGCGGCCGCGGACGTCGGCGCTCTCTGGGACGCCCTGCTCGACGCCGGTTCCGATCACGGGCTGCGGCCCGCAGGCTTGGGCGCACGCGACACCCTGCGCCTCGAAGCCGCCCTGGCCCTCTACGGCCAGGAGCTGGACGACACGACGACGCCCTACGAAGCGGGCCTCGACCGCTTCGTGGAACTCACCGCCGACGGCGAGGACCGCGACTTCCTCGGCGCCGACGCCCTGCGACACGGTCAGGCCGACGGCCCGCGCCGTCGCCTGGTCGGCTTCACGGTCCAGGGGCGGGGCATCGCACGCCACGGCTACCCGATCGTCGACGCCGGCGCCGAGATCGGCCGGGTCACTTCCGGCGCACCCTCCCCCACCCTCGGCCAGCCGATCGGTTTGGGCTATGTACCGCCCGAGCGCAGCGCCGTCGGCACCCGCCTGACCATCGCGGTGCGACAGCGCGAGCTCGAAGCCGAAGTGGTGCCGCTGCCCTTCGTATCGGGAAAGACCGCCGGTCGACCGGCGTCTCCCCCCAGAACCTGA
- a CDS encoding class I SAM-dependent methyltransferase: MDPSATPATLTLVESRCALCGSDDAETVARGHDYEYATAANEFSFVRCRECAHLYLNPRPSADDLGTIYPPHYYAFGNEGTGVVARARRTWEGGKVRLYRECVGTGTKRILDVGCGSGRFLGLLRDFGDPAWELEGLDIDAEAAADCQAAGFEANVGRIESFESERRYDGILMLQLIEHVEDPAAVARQVFRLLAPGGVFVVETPNPAGLDHRLFQGQTWGHYHFPRHWHLFTDASLRGMLEGEGFEIERHESLISPASWIISMHNGVVARGGPDWLVRLLDFRNPLLLSVFVLADWLRAKTGGATSNQRVIARKPAAAG, translated from the coding sequence TTGGACCCTTCCGCGACCCCCGCCACGCTGACGCTGGTTGAGTCGCGTTGCGCCCTCTGTGGCAGCGACGACGCCGAGACGGTCGCCCGGGGCCATGACTACGAGTACGCGACGGCCGCGAACGAGTTCTCGTTCGTGCGCTGCCGCGAGTGCGCGCATCTCTACCTGAACCCGCGCCCCTCGGCCGACGACCTCGGCACCATCTATCCGCCCCACTACTACGCCTTCGGCAACGAGGGCACGGGCGTCGTGGCGCGGGCGCGACGCACCTGGGAGGGCGGGAAGGTGCGCCTCTACCGCGAATGCGTGGGTACCGGCACCAAGCGCATCCTCGACGTCGGCTGCGGCAGCGGGCGCTTCCTCGGTTTGCTGCGCGACTTCGGTGACCCGGCATGGGAGCTCGAGGGGCTCGACATCGACGCCGAGGCCGCCGCCGACTGCCAGGCCGCCGGCTTCGAAGCCAACGTGGGACGCATCGAGAGCTTCGAGAGCGAGCGGCGCTACGACGGCATCCTGATGCTCCAGCTGATCGAGCACGTGGAAGACCCGGCAGCCGTGGCGCGCCAGGTGTTCCGGCTGCTGGCACCGGGCGGCGTCTTCGTCGTGGAAACCCCGAACCCGGCGGGCCTCGATCACCGCCTCTTCCAGGGCCAGACCTGGGGGCACTACCACTTCCCGCGCCACTGGCACCTGTTCACCGACGCCTCCCTGCGCGGGATGCTCGAAGGCGAGGGCTTCGAGATCGAGCGGCACGAGAGCCTGATCAGCCCGGCGTCGTGGATCATCTCGATGCACAACGGCGTCGTCGCGCGCGGTGGCCCCGACTGGCTGGTGCGGCTGCTCGACTTCCGCAACCCGCTGCTGCTCTCGGTGTTCGTGCTGGCCGACTGGCTGCGCGCGAAGACCGGCGGTGCCACCTCGAACCAGCGCGTGATCGCGCGGAAGCCCGCGGCCGCGGGCTAG
- a CDS encoding fatty acid desaturase gives MSSPPPSPARRRPPVPPEGLDVRTLALLAAMYALLLGNFALYWTAPLPLLVHMAVSVAAIHLAFTIWHEAVHENVSSSRRVNAAVGVLGMFPYMTPYFMQRWIHLRHHTRMNERDDPNFIYTDGPFATILLRYPRALGYAKEVLESDPRSPGERRSDLASVAVVAGIFVVGAVFGVALDLVLLWAIPVGVAKLIMDWYINFLPHAGLPAERHAGTRILDIGWLTPLVLQHNYHAIHHLWPGLPWHRYRAVFADRRDELAADGVPIENRLLGPFRDPRHADAG, from the coding sequence ATGTCGTCCCCGCCGCCTTCGCCCGCGCGCCGACGCCCGCCGGTGCCCCCGGAAGGCCTCGACGTGCGCACCCTCGCGCTGCTGGCTGCGATGTACGCCCTGCTACTCGGGAACTTCGCGCTCTACTGGACGGCGCCGCTGCCGCTGCTCGTGCACATGGCCGTCTCGGTCGCGGCGATCCACCTGGCGTTCACGATCTGGCACGAAGCGGTGCACGAGAACGTCTCGTCGTCGCGCCGGGTGAACGCAGCGGTGGGCGTGCTGGGCATGTTTCCGTACATGACGCCCTACTTCATGCAGCGCTGGATCCACCTGCGGCACCACACGCGCATGAACGAGCGCGACGACCCGAACTTCATCTACACAGACGGCCCCTTCGCCACCATCCTGCTGCGCTACCCGCGGGCGCTGGGCTACGCGAAGGAAGTGCTCGAATCCGATCCGCGCAGCCCGGGCGAGCGGCGCTCGGACCTGGCCAGCGTGGCCGTCGTCGCCGGGATCTTCGTCGTCGGCGCCGTCTTCGGGGTGGCCCTCGACCTGGTGCTGCTGTGGGCGATCCCCGTCGGCGTCGCGAAGCTGATCATGGACTGGTACATCAACTTCCTGCCCCACGCGGGGCTCCCGGCCGAGCGGCACGCGGGCACGCGCATCCTCGACATCGGCTGGCTCACACCCCTGGTGCTGCAGCACAACTACCACGCGATCCACCACCTCTGGCCCGGACTCCCCTGGCACCGCTATCGCGCGGTCTTCGCCGACCGCCGCGATGAGCTGGCCGCCGACGGCGTCCCGATCGAGAACCGCCTCCTTGGACCCTTCCGCGACCCCCGCCACGCTGACGCTGGTTGA
- a CDS encoding ABC transporter ATP-binding protein, with protein MTSGEVLIELSDVHKAFRGQPVLRGVDLQVRAGETFTILGGSGSGKSVCLKHMIGLLRPDRGRVTVLGTDITELPEHHLIDVRTSVSMIFQSAALFDSLSVYENVAYPLREHRDWSETRIAERVRDSLAAVGLSGIEAKMPAELSGGMRKRVGVARGIALEPKVILYDEPTTGLDPANQRRIGELIANLQRELQVTSVVVTHELELCFEVSDHVALLKDGEIAAQGTADEMQSSSHPDVRAFLDGVRDTDELEGGRLLA; from the coding sequence GTGACGTCCGGCGAGGTGCTGATCGAGTTGTCGGACGTCCACAAGGCCTTTCGCGGGCAGCCCGTGCTGCGCGGCGTCGACCTGCAGGTTCGCGCCGGCGAAACGTTCACGATCCTGGGCGGATCGGGGAGCGGGAAGTCGGTGTGCCTCAAGCACATGATCGGGCTGCTGCGACCCGATCGAGGCCGGGTGACCGTGCTCGGAACCGACATCACCGAGCTGCCCGAACATCATCTGATCGACGTACGGACGTCGGTCTCGATGATCTTCCAGAGCGCCGCACTCTTCGACTCGCTCTCGGTCTACGAGAACGTGGCCTACCCGCTGCGGGAGCATCGGGACTGGTCCGAGACGCGCATTGCCGAACGGGTGCGGGATTCGCTGGCCGCCGTGGGGCTATCCGGGATCGAGGCGAAGATGCCCGCCGAGCTCTCCGGTGGCATGCGCAAGCGCGTGGGCGTGGCCCGCGGAATCGCCCTCGAGCCGAAGGTGATCCTCTACGACGAGCCGACCACCGGTCTCGACCCGGCGAACCAGCGCCGCATCGGCGAGCTGATCGCGAATCTCCAGCGCGAGCTTCAGGTGACCTCGGTGGTCGTCACCCACGAACTCGAGCTCTGCTTCGAAGTCTCGGACCACGTCGCGCTGCTCAAGGACGGCGAGATCGCCGCCCAGGGCACCGCCGACGAGATGCAGAGCTCCAGCCACCCCGACGTGCGCGCCTTCCTCGACGGCGTGCGCGACACCGACGAACTCGAGGGAGGACGCCTCCTTGCCTGA
- a CDS encoding Maf family protein — MSDSPSSADARPSDDTLVLASRSPRRHQLLAEAGIAFEALPVDLDETPVPGEGAEATVIRLAREKAQAGAERVAPGRLVLGSDTGVILDDRLFGKPTDAADAVRLLETLLGRTHRVTTAVALAESGSGRVWSCAVSTEVTMRAAPRDEVEAYVATGEPMDKAGGYGFQGEGRRFVTRIEGSATNVIGLPLDETRALLERAARERGSR, encoded by the coding sequence GTGAGCGACTCGCCCTCCTCCGCCGACGCGCGCCCGAGCGACGACACGCTCGTCCTGGCGAGCCGTTCGCCGCGACGTCACCAGCTCCTCGCCGAAGCCGGCATCGCCTTCGAAGCCTTGCCCGTCGACCTCGACGAGACCCCCGTGCCCGGCGAGGGCGCCGAGGCCACCGTGATTCGACTGGCCCGCGAGAAGGCCCAGGCGGGCGCCGAGCGCGTCGCGCCGGGCCGCCTGGTGCTCGGCTCGGACACGGGCGTGATCCTCGACGATCGGCTGTTCGGGAAGCCCACCGACGCCGCGGACGCCGTGCGCCTGCTCGAGACCCTGCTCGGCCGCACCCATCGGGTCACGACCGCGGTCGCGCTTGCCGAGAGTGGCAGCGGCAGGGTGTGGAGCTGCGCCGTGTCCACCGAGGTCACGATGCGCGCAGCGCCCCGCGACGAAGTCGAGGCCTACGTCGCCACCGGGGAACCGATGGACAAGGCCGGTGGCTACGGGTTCCAGGGCGAAGGACGGCGCTTCGTCACCCGCATCGAAGGCAGCGCCACGAACGTGATCGGGCTCCCCCTCGACGAGACCCGCGCGCTCCTCGAACGGGCCGCACGCGAGCGCGGCTCCCGGTGA
- the proC gene encoding pyrroline-5-carboxylate reductase, with the protein MEATSLADQRIGFLGAGAMAEALAAGLLEAGVAADALRMADPDPLRRKHLQTTLGIEVDADNPALLDASDIVVVAVKPQVVGPVLQALADRPERTRPLWISLAAGVRLTQLEELLGDGARVVRAMPNTPALVRAGATAIAPNAATTAEDRRRAEAFFGCVGRCWTAPNEGLLDAVTGLSGSGPAYVFVFLEALGDAGVRMGLPRDAAYELAFQTVLGAAKLALEDGRHPAALKDQVTSPGGTTIAGVERLEAGGFRAAIHDAVEAATRRSRELAGD; encoded by the coding sequence ATGGAAGCGACTTCACTCGCCGACCAGCGAATCGGATTCCTCGGGGCCGGCGCCATGGCGGAAGCCCTGGCGGCCGGACTGCTCGAAGCCGGCGTCGCGGCCGACGCGCTGCGCATGGCCGACCCGGACCCGCTCCGACGCAAGCACCTCCAGACCACGCTCGGGATCGAGGTGGACGCCGACAACCCCGCCCTGCTCGACGCCAGCGACATCGTCGTGGTGGCCGTGAAGCCGCAGGTCGTGGGCCCGGTGCTCCAGGCCCTCGCCGACCGTCCCGAACGGACGCGCCCGCTGTGGATCTCGCTCGCGGCGGGAGTCCGCCTGACTCAACTCGAGGAGCTGTTGGGGGACGGTGCGCGGGTGGTGCGCGCCATGCCGAACACGCCCGCGCTGGTGCGGGCCGGCGCCACCGCGATCGCCCCCAACGCCGCCACCACCGCCGAGGACCGGCGTCGCGCCGAGGCCTTCTTCGGCTGCGTCGGACGCTGCTGGACCGCGCCCAACGAAGGCCTGCTCGACGCGGTGACGGGCCTTTCAGGCAGCGGACCGGCCTATGTCTTCGTCTTCCTCGAGGCGCTGGGCGACGCGGGCGTCCGGATGGGACTGCCCCGCGACGCCGCCTACGAGCTCGCCTTCCAGACCGTGCTGGGCGCCGCGAAGCTCGCCCTCGAAGACGGACGCCACCCGGCCGCACTGAAGGACCAGGTGACCTCGCCCGGCGGCACCACCATCGCCGGCGTCGAACGACTCGAAGCCGGCGGTTTCCGGGCGGCGATCCACGACGCGGTGGAGGCCGCGACCCGGCGCTCGCGGGAGCTGGCCGGCGACTAG
- the gcvH gene encoding glycine cleavage system protein GcvH — translation MADTSIPEDLKYSEQDEWVRIEDGRIVIGVTDYAQDQLGDIVFLELPEVGTSVTRGESFGTIESVKAVSDLFAPVSGEILEVNGALVDGPELVNSDCYGEGWILVVAGDASAADGLLDASGYAKYLEDRD, via the coding sequence GTGGCAGACACGTCGATCCCCGAAGACCTGAAATACTCCGAGCAGGACGAATGGGTCCGCATCGAAGACGGACGCATCGTGATCGGCGTGACCGACTACGCCCAGGACCAGCTGGGGGACATCGTGTTCCTCGAGCTGCCCGAGGTCGGCACATCGGTGACTCGCGGCGAGAGCTTCGGCACGATCGAATCGGTGAAAGCCGTTTCCGACCTGTTCGCGCCGGTCTCCGGCGAGATCCTCGAGGTGAACGGCGCGCTCGTCGACGGACCCGAGCTGGTGAACTCGGACTGCTACGGCGAGGGCTGGATCCTGGTGGTCGCGGGCGATGCGTCGGCGGCCGACGGCCTGCTGGACGCCTCCGGCTATGCGAAGTACCTCGAAGACCGCGACTAG
- the folD gene encoding bifunctional methylenetetrahydrofolate dehydrogenase/methenyltetrahydrofolate cyclohydrolase FolD — protein MDTVVVDGLGLAQSIRKELGEAIGAHVAAGRRAPKLAVVLVGDDPASASYIKGKRRACDRIGMDSTEVDLPADATQEDVEAVVAKLNADDGVDGILVQLPLPKGLDPAAVTHAIDPAKDVDGLHPTNAGLLLQGLPTLVACTPLGVMEILRRHEISLEGADAVVIGRSDIVGKPVSVLLQQANATVTLCHSRTRDLREHCQRADVIVAAVGVPKLVERDWVKPGAAVIDVGVTVIDGVLTGDVDTEAVQGVAKIVTPHRRGVGPMTITMLLRNTLTAYEARTGR, from the coding sequence ATCGACACCGTCGTCGTCGACGGCTTGGGCCTCGCTCAATCGATTCGCAAGGAGCTCGGCGAAGCGATCGGCGCCCACGTCGCGGCCGGACGACGTGCTCCGAAACTGGCCGTCGTACTCGTCGGCGACGATCCGGCCAGCGCCTCGTACATCAAGGGCAAGCGACGCGCCTGCGACCGCATCGGCATGGACTCGACGGAAGTCGACCTGCCCGCCGACGCGACTCAGGAAGACGTCGAGGCCGTCGTCGCGAAGCTGAACGCGGACGACGGGGTCGACGGCATCCTGGTGCAGCTGCCACTCCCGAAGGGCCTGGATCCGGCGGCCGTCACCCACGCCATCGATCCGGCGAAGGACGTCGACGGCCTGCACCCCACCAATGCGGGGCTCTTGCTCCAGGGCCTGCCGACCCTGGTCGCGTGCACGCCCCTCGGCGTGATGGAAATCCTGCGCCGCCACGAGATTTCCCTCGAAGGCGCGGACGCGGTCGTGATCGGGCGCAGCGACATCGTGGGCAAGCCCGTCTCGGTCCTGCTGCAGCAGGCGAACGCGACGGTCACGCTGTGCCACTCGCGCACCCGCGACCTCCGCGAGCACTGCCAGCGCGCCGACGTGATCGTCGCCGCTGTGGGCGTGCCGAAGCTCGTCGAGCGCGATTGGGTGAAGCCCGGCGCCGCTGTAATCGACGTGGGCGTGACCGTCATCGACGGCGTGCTCACCGGTGACGTCGACACCGAGGCCGTCCAGGGCGTGGCGAAGATCGTGACGCCCCACCGCCGGGGCGTCGGCCCGATGACCATCACCATGCTGCTGCGCAACACGCTCACCGCCTACGAGGCGCGCACCGGTCGATGA
- a CDS encoding DivIVA domain-containing protein, which produces MRITPLDVRNHVFPRSWSGYDRDEVDSFLRIVSGDYEATLRELQLAREEVGRLEQRVQELMANETLLKETLTTAQHLSEDLKQTAMKEAEMLVSEAEIQGEKVLDAAHRRAARLAEELREMKLLRSRVAASLRATLEHHLEVIDHLTADPEASDPAIEGRVESLLANRDRQGSTGS; this is translated from the coding sequence GTGCGCATCACGCCGCTCGACGTCCGCAACCATGTCTTTCCGCGCAGCTGGTCGGGATACGACCGCGACGAAGTCGACAGCTTCCTGCGCATCGTGTCGGGCGACTACGAAGCCACCCTGCGCGAACTCCAGCTCGCCCGTGAAGAGGTGGGCCGGCTCGAGCAGCGCGTCCAGGAGCTGATGGCCAACGAGACCCTGCTCAAGGAAACCCTGACGACCGCCCAGCACCTCAGCGAGGACCTCAAGCAGACGGCGATGAAAGAGGCCGAAATGCTCGTGAGCGAGGCGGAAATTCAGGGCGAGAAGGTCCTCGACGCCGCCCATCGCCGGGCCGCCCGACTCGCCGAGGAGCTCCGCGAGATGAAGCTGCTGCGCTCGCGCGTGGCCGCCTCGCTGCGGGCCACCCTGGAACACCACCTCGAGGTCATCGATCACTTGACCGCCGACCCGGAAGCCAGCGATCCGGCAATCGAAGGCCGGGTCGAATCGCTGCTCGCCAACCGGGACCGGCAGGGCTCCACGGGCAGCTAG
- a CDS encoding zinc ribbon domain-containing protein: MPIYEYACDNCGHEFEVEQRMSDDPVKKCPVCEALKVKRLISKTSFVLKGGGWYSDLYSSQKPGEDKKEAKGDSDSSSSDTKKSDKKSDKKSSGDKPDKGKSKAKSKGKGKAA; encoded by the coding sequence ATGCCGATCTACGAGTACGCCTGCGACAACTGCGGGCACGAGTTCGAGGTCGAGCAGCGCATGAGCGACGACCCGGTCAAGAAGTGCCCGGTGTGCGAGGCCCTGAAGGTCAAGCGACTGATCTCCAAAACCTCGTTCGTCCTGAAGGGCGGCGGCTGGTACTCCGACCTCTACTCCTCCCAGAAGCCCGGCGAGGACAAGAAGGAAGCGAAGGGCGACAGCGACAGCTCGAGCTCCGACACGAAGAAGTCCGACAAGAAGTCGGACAAGAAGTCATCGGGCGACAAGCCGGACAAGGGCAAGTCGAAGGCGAAGAGCAAGGGGAAGGGCAAGGCGGCCTAG
- a CDS encoding tetratricopeptide repeat protein — MSAYTLSDVARLCGVSRRRVQYWERTALLSATPESGDEPSFDFRDLVRARSIAGLLSRGVSLRRIRREADDLRERFPGLEPLPSLRTWREAPRLLVHHEGTWMEPDGQLVLDFVREGTEGAVETLSAPDPQSTLIAAREWFERGCELDVERSTWDEAADAYRRAIALDPRYADAHCNLGSLLFNSGRVDEARDHFEETLALDPRHVEGNLNLGTLCEESGADETALTHYRRALESDPLFPDVHVSMALIYEKLELPRTARSHWRRYLKLTPEGSWARIARSRLDGYEDER, encoded by the coding sequence GTGAGCGCCTACACCCTGAGCGATGTCGCTCGACTGTGCGGTGTCTCGCGTCGGCGCGTTCAATACTGGGAACGCACCGCGCTCCTGAGCGCGACTCCGGAATCCGGCGATGAGCCGTCGTTTGATTTTCGCGATCTGGTGCGCGCGCGTTCCATCGCCGGGTTGCTCTCGCGGGGCGTCTCCCTGCGGCGCATCCGCCGCGAAGCCGACGACCTGCGCGAGCGTTTCCCGGGCCTCGAGCCGCTGCCGTCTCTGCGCACCTGGCGCGAAGCGCCGCGGCTGCTGGTGCACCACGAGGGCACCTGGATGGAGCCCGACGGCCAGCTCGTCCTCGACTTCGTGCGCGAAGGCACCGAGGGCGCCGTCGAGACCCTGTCGGCGCCGGATCCCCAGTCGACGCTGATCGCGGCCCGCGAATGGTTCGAGCGGGGCTGCGAGCTCGATGTCGAGCGCTCCACCTGGGACGAGGCGGCCGACGCCTACCGCCGCGCCATCGCCCTCGACCCGCGCTACGCCGACGCCCACTGCAACCTGGGCTCGCTGCTCTTCAACAGCGGGCGCGTCGACGAAGCCAGGGATCACTTCGAAGAGACGCTGGCCCTCGACCCCCGCCACGTCGAGGGCAACCTGAACCTCGGAACGCTCTGCGAAGAGTCGGGGGCCGACGAGACCGCGCTCACCCACTATCGGCGGGCGCTCGAGAGCGATCCGCTCTTCCCGGACGTCCACGTCTCGATGGCGCTGATCTACGAGAAGCTCGAGCTGCCGCGCACGGCGCGCTCCCACTGGCGTCGCTATCTGAAGCTTACCCCCGAAGGCAGCTGGGCCCGGATCGCCCGATCGCGTCTCGACGGCTACGAAGACGAGCGCTGA
- a CDS encoding YggS family pyridoxal phosphate-dependent enzyme, with the protein MNPVAQRLGELRERVHAAAQRAGRKADAVRLLGVAKRIADDAIVESVAAGLGDVAENYVQEAVGRRAHFEQAFAEHALDPPEWHFIGRLQSNKAKSVVGAFTWLHTLDRASLGTALEKHCAAQDVRLRVLVQVNTSGEAQKGGVAPDALEPLLAESEAWPHLDVAGLMTLPAPAPDPEDVRPAFAQLRELRDHWQATLPSLRELSMGMSGDFVVAVEEGATLVRLGTALYGARPPA; encoded by the coding sequence GTGAATCCGGTCGCCCAGCGACTGGGGGAGCTGCGCGAGCGCGTGCACGCCGCGGCCCAGCGCGCCGGCCGCAAGGCCGACGCGGTGCGCCTGCTCGGCGTGGCGAAGCGCATCGCCGACGACGCCATCGTCGAGAGCGTCGCCGCCGGTCTCGGCGATGTCGCCGAGAACTACGTGCAGGAGGCCGTCGGGCGTCGCGCACACTTCGAGCAGGCCTTCGCCGAGCACGCGCTCGACCCGCCCGAGTGGCACTTCATCGGCCGCCTGCAGAGCAACAAGGCGAAGTCCGTGGTGGGGGCGTTCACGTGGCTCCACACCCTGGATCGGGCTTCTCTGGGAACGGCGCTGGAGAAGCACTGCGCCGCCCAGGACGTCCGGCTGCGCGTCCTCGTGCAGGTGAACACGAGCGGCGAGGCCCAGAAGGGCGGCGTCGCGCCAGACGCCCTCGAACCCCTGCTCGCGGAGAGCGAAGCGTGGCCCCATCTCGATGTCGCGGGTCTGATGACCCTGCCAGCACCGGCCCCCGATCCCGAGGACGTGCGACCCGCCTTCGCCCAGCTGCGTGAACTCCGCGATCACTGGCAGGCCACGCTGCCGAGCCTGCGCGAACTCTCGATGGGCATGTCGGGCGACTTCGTGGTGGCCGTCGAAGAAGGCGCCACGCTGGTGCGGCTGGGCACCGCGCTCTACGGGGCGCGCCCCCCGGCCTGA
- a CDS encoding ABC transporter permease yields MSQETLPDLAAPPRPTWLDRLGVWVLETVESFGEFALLTAHTGRALLRPGFPGKECLRQLDAIGARSTTIVLITALFTGMVLALQTGIALTRFGAKPYVGSVVGLSLARELGPVLTALMVGGRVGAGITAEIGAMQVTEQVDAIRSMGADPVQKLVLPRVLAATFALPLLTAMADVLGAVGGLILAWSQFGIDPNFYMQTIINTVTVADLFSGIAKTFVFGWLIAMVGCFAALQTTGGTVGVGRSTTRAVVIASIGVLVSDYFMTQLMVIL; encoded by the coding sequence TTGAGCCAGGAAACGCTTCCGGACCTGGCGGCGCCGCCTCGCCCGACGTGGCTCGATCGCCTCGGTGTCTGGGTGCTCGAGACCGTCGAGTCCTTCGGCGAGTTCGCGCTGCTCACTGCCCACACGGGACGGGCGCTGCTGCGGCCCGGGTTCCCGGGCAAGGAATGCCTGCGTCAGCTCGACGCGATCGGCGCGCGTTCGACGACCATCGTCCTGATCACGGCGCTCTTCACCGGGATGGTACTGGCGCTCCAGACCGGGATCGCCCTCACGCGCTTCGGCGCGAAGCCCTACGTGGGCAGCGTGGTGGGACTCTCGCTCGCGCGCGAACTCGGGCCGGTGCTCACGGCGCTGATGGTCGGCGGTCGGGTCGGCGCGGGCATCACCGCCGAGATCGGCGCGATGCAGGTGACCGAGCAGGTCGACGCGATCCGTTCGATGGGCGCCGATCCGGTGCAGAAGCTCGTCTTGCCCCGGGTGCTCGCCGCCACCTTCGCGCTGCCCCTGCTCACGGCCATGGCCGACGTGCTCGGCGCCGTCGGCGGGCTGATCCTCGCGTGGAGCCAGTTCGGGATCGATCCGAACTTCTACATGCAGACGATCATCAACACGGTGACGGTCGCTGACCTCTTCTCGGGGATCGCGAAGACCTTCGTCTTCGGTTGGCTGATCGCGATGGTGGGCTGCTTCGCCGCGCTCCAGACCACCGGGGGTACCGTGGGCGTGGGGCGCTCCACCACGCGCGCGGTGGTGATCGCCTCGATCGGGGTGCTGGTCAGCGACTACTTCATGACCCAGCTGATGGTGATCCTGTGA